From one bacterium genomic stretch:
- a CDS encoding tetratricopeptide repeat protein: IAKSPEDTFSSESQYKIGESYEKMGNNDLAQEAFQKILQKYPQSIAAARIHLRDGILLEEKKDYKKAIEKYRLATNLARNEVGAEAQKRIGDCYYFRKDYHNAMVEYLKVVYLYDKYTYFAAPAQYMAGESNGKERFWEEARKAYKKVIENYPETEWAKKAQTELERIADK, translated from the coding sequence ATTGCCAAAAGCCCGGAAGATACTTTCTCCAGTGAGTCGCAGTATAAGATAGGAGAGAGCTATGAAAAGATGGGCAATAATGACCTTGCGCAGGAGGCTTTTCAGAAGATACTCCAGAAGTATCCCCAGTCAATAGCTGCAGCCAGAATCCACCTGAGAGACGGAATTTTGCTTGAAGAAAAGAAGGATTATAAAAAGGCAATAGAAAAATACAGATTAGCTACAAATTTAGCCCGCAACGAAGTAGGAGCGGAAGCGCAGAAGAGAATAGGTGACTGTTACTATTTCCGGAAAGATTACCACAATGCTATGGTTGAATATTTGAAGGTAGTATATCTCTATGACAAATACACGTACTTTGCTGCCCCTGCGCAATATATGGCTGGAGAATCTAACGGTAAAGAAAGGTTCTGGGAGGAAGCGAGGAAAGCTTATAAGAAGGTCATAGAGAATTATCCGGAAACCGAGTGGGCGAAGAAAGCACAAACAGAACTGGAGAGGATAGCCGATAAATAG
- a CDS encoding TonB-dependent receptor, with the protein MPIRKIIFFIGILIFLFLCKPNAGAEAEKPTEEKPAFELPEVVIIGEDQSRVIIGGERQPLIDQPFLKKVEVGLEPMAKISPLSFPPRKENIIDFSFAYGSFDALKANLSYGRQIGDKTYYLLGIGKYKTDGEFPGRRYNQDSAFLELGFKPVEKLDLKIATSGLLKDYRLSNSAITQNLDLFNVELGMEGRIREGSNLGCQFFGQIANLKNNDKAKSEIGGARLQARIGLTERNLLNLEAQLYQESLRLGGDRRRYSISYISLSDEFLLFERLWVNLGLEYKEKSKPLTSYLYPTGRLSYELVPNFNLWVKYKPEMAVPLFDELYIDNDYTEVNLDLLPQKRKFSLEEGMEYKLRENLSGNISFFQRRFRNFIALSDNGMIGSWQNISNVYSEGVEASLVYTPTDNFTQTLRYVYERIEDEDQPDEKVPYRPFHSLKISSLYSYKPLSVVLSILMQSERYYNRYQSLPFYWTLETEISYRVAKQLLIFVQGENLLQEKYAERFGYPLDHSKFFGGLKLKF; encoded by the coding sequence ATGCCGATAAGAAAAATTATCTTTTTCATAGGAATCTTGATTTTTCTCTTTTTATGCAAACCCAATGCAGGGGCGGAAGCAGAGAAGCCAACTGAGGAGAAGCCTGCCTTCGAGCTACCGGAAGTGGTAATTATCGGAGAAGACCAGTCCAGAGTAATCATAGGTGGTGAAAGGCAGCCACTCATTGATCAGCCTTTTCTGAAAAAGGTGGAAGTTGGTCTGGAGCCAATGGCAAAAATCTCTCCTCTATCCTTTCCTCCGAGGAAGGAAAACATTATTGATTTCAGTTTTGCTTACGGGAGTTTCGACGCTTTAAAGGCTAACCTCAGTTACGGTAGACAGATTGGGGACAAAACTTACTATCTCCTTGGTATAGGAAAATACAAGACAGACGGAGAATTTCCTGGCAGGCGGTATAACCAGGATAGCGCGTTTTTAGAATTGGGATTCAAGCCTGTTGAAAAGCTCGATTTGAAAATTGCAACTTCTGGTCTCCTGAAAGATTATCGCTTGTCCAATTCTGCCATTACTCAAAATCTAGACCTATTCAACGTGGAATTAGGAATGGAGGGGAGAATAAGAGAAGGGAGCAATCTGGGATGTCAGTTCTTTGGTCAAATAGCAAACTTAAAGAATAACGATAAAGCCAAAAGTGAAATAGGGGGAGCCAGATTACAGGCGAGGATTGGTCTGACGGAAAGGAACTTACTGAACCTGGAAGCGCAACTTTATCAGGAGAGTCTTAGATTAGGTGGTGATAGGAGGCGTTACTCAATCAGTTACATTTCTCTGAGTGACGAATTTCTTCTCTTTGAAAGACTATGGGTTAACCTGGGACTGGAATACAAAGAGAAGAGTAAGCCCCTTACCTCATATCTTTATCCCACAGGCAGACTCTCTTACGAGCTGGTTCCCAATTTTAACCTCTGGGTAAAATATAAGCCAGAAATGGCAGTTCCCCTCTTCGATGAACTCTATATAGACAATGACTATACAGAGGTTAATTTAGACCTTCTTCCTCAGAAAAGAAAATTTTCTCTGGAGGAAGGTATGGAGTATAAACTCAGAGAGAACCTCTCTGGCAACATCTCCTTCTTTCAGAGGAGATTTAGAAATTTCATTGCTCTTTCCGACAATGGCATGATAGGAAGTTGGCAAAATATCTCCAACGTATATTCAGAAGGCGTGGAAGCATCCCTTGTTTACACCCCAACGGATAATTTTACTCAGACCTTGAGATATGTATATGAGAGAATAGAGGATGAAGACCAACCCGATGAGAAAGTGCCGTATAGACCCTTTCATTCTCTCAAAATTTCGTCACTCTATTCCTATAAGCCGTTAAGTGTAGTTCTATCAATCCTAATGCAAAGCGAAAGATATTACAATCGCTATCAATCTTTGCCCTTCTACTGGACGCTGGAAACAGAAATCTCCTATCGCGTAGCAAAGCAGCTTCTTATTTTTGTTCAAGGAGAGAATTTACTGCAGGAGAAGTATGCTGAGAGGTTCGGTTATCCGCTTGACCATAGTAAATTTTTTGGAGGGTTGAAACTAAAATTCTAA
- a CDS encoding MotA/TolQ/ExbB proton channel family protein, protein MLNYFLRGGIMMYPLFIASVLALAIIINKLQVLSRAKTGERELMGRIKGLVDQKRVEQAVAVCNNSKGPVASILKAGLSQYDKGQKTMEVAFETQASEEVPRLENYLPALATIAAVSTLMGFTGTVLGMIRAFDSIAAASATSPAIVASGISEALITTATGLLIAIPTLLFYRYFVHRVDRFVSEVERYCREVIRILIPG, encoded by the coding sequence ATGCTGAACTATTTTTTACGCGGGGGAATAATGATGTATCCTCTTTTTATTGCTTCGGTTTTGGCTCTGGCGATAATCATCAACAAGTTGCAAGTTCTTTCGCGAGCGAAAACTGGCGAGAGGGAGCTAATGGGTAGAATTAAGGGACTGGTTGATCAAAAGAGGGTTGAACAAGCAGTAGCTGTCTGTAACAATTCCAAGGGGCCAGTTGCTTCCATATTGAAGGCAGGCTTGTCCCAGTATGACAAGGGGCAGAAAACAATGGAAGTTGCATTTGAAACGCAGGCTTCAGAAGAAGTTCCTCGCCTGGAAAACTATCTGCCTGCTCTGGCCACCATTGCCGCAGTATCCACTTTGATGGGGTTTACTGGCACAGTCTTAGGAATGATTCGCGCTTTCGATTCCATTGCTGCTGCCAGCGCCACTTCTCCGGCGATTGTAGCTTCAGGCATTTCCGAAGCGCTGATTACCACTGCCACCGGGTTACTCATTGCTATTCCCACACTTCTTTTCTATCGATATTTTGTCCATCGCGTGGATAGATTTGTTTCTGAGGTTGAGAGATACTGCAGAGAAGTGATTAGAATTTTAATTCCTGGTTAG
- a CDS encoding biopolymer transporter ExbD has product MQFRRPRTLSTHLDIAPMADVVFLLLIFFMLSTSFVVQPGIQVRLPKAVTSEIQLKKDLVLTITAENILFLNEEPVTLDGLGEALQAAFAQRKDRLLIIKADQEVKHGLVVHAMDIAKLNGADRLAIATEPKLL; this is encoded by the coding sequence ATGCAATTCAGAAGACCAAGAACTCTCAGCACGCATCTCGATATCGCGCCAATGGCCGACGTCGTATTTCTACTCCTAATTTTCTTTATGTTATCTACTTCTTTTGTTGTTCAGCCAGGCATCCAGGTTAGATTACCCAAGGCAGTTACTTCCGAAATTCAGTTGAAGAAAGACCTCGTCTTAACGATTACTGCCGAGAACATACTCTTTTTGAACGAAGAACCGGTTACCCTGGATGGGCTGGGAGAAGCATTGCAGGCTGCTTTTGCCCAGAGGAAAGACAGATTGTTGATTATTAAAGCCGACCAGGAAGTTAAACATGGCCTGGTGGTGCATGCAATGGATATTGCAAAACTGAACGGAGCTGATAGATTAGCGATTGCCACAGAACCAAAGTTGCTGTGA
- a CDS encoding energy transducer TonB: protein MFADRNFRLSLVISFILHLLMLIYIPITQRHRPPVRFVEVSLVSFPAIRPTEPGYPKALALARPRTDIRPAPGVDVWTPGEGEPLAILGPETKITLSEVPAPEPELGEKISMLPGEGRFTMEGVKITPGVHDRGGIFVGKGEAQEFAITGPVSRRGIVRRVYPQYPKWAEEAGVSGEVRLKFWVLPDGLVNRVEVTQTTGYPDLDQIASQAMKKWLFEPLSPKEKKIVQWGTITLKFKLE, encoded by the coding sequence ATGTTTGCAGATCGCAATTTCCGGCTTTCACTAGTTATTTCTTTCATATTGCATTTGTTAATGCTGATATATATTCCCATAACCCAGCGCCATAGACCTCCGGTTAGATTTGTGGAGGTCTCTTTAGTTTCATTTCCGGCGATAAGACCCACTGAACCCGGTTACCCAAAGGCTTTGGCTCTTGCTCGACCGAGGACTGATATCCGTCCTGCTCCGGGAGTAGATGTGTGGACGCCAGGAGAGGGAGAGCCACTGGCAATTCTGGGCCCGGAAACGAAGATTACCCTATCAGAAGTCCCCGCGCCTGAGCCCGAATTGGGAGAGAAAATATCGATGCTGCCGGGTGAAGGCAGGTTCACCATGGAAGGAGTTAAAATTACGCCCGGAGTTCACGATAGAGGCGGCATTTTTGTGGGAAAGGGTGAGGCCCAAGAGTTTGCCATAACCGGTCCAGTCTCTCGTAGAGGAATTGTCCGGCGCGTTTATCCACAATATCCAAAGTGGGCAGAAGAGGCAGGGGTGAGTGGAGAAGTCCGCTTAAAGTTCTGGGTCCTGCCTGACGGATTAGTCAATAGAGTAGAGGTAACCCAGACTACGGGATATCCTGACCTGGACCAGATTGCCAGCCAGGCGATGAAGAAATGGCTCTTCGAGCCACTTTCTCCCAAGGAGAAGAAGATAGTCCAGTGGGGAACAATCACCCTCAAATTCAAACTGGAATAA
- the smpB gene encoding SsrA-binding protein SmpB encodes MKKIISTNKKALHEYEILETYESGIVLVGSEVKSLREGKAALKGGFGLIEGEEAFLYNVHISPYEKSSTKDYDPKRKRKLLLHKHEIKRLMGRVQQRGLTLVPLEMYFKRGNAKVSLGLARGKKTYDKREALKRREAEREVRRSMKDRYK; translated from the coding sequence ATGAAAAAAATCATAAGTACAAACAAAAAGGCTTTACACGAATATGAAATTTTAGAGACCTATGAGTCGGGAATTGTTTTAGTTGGCTCGGAAGTAAAGTCTTTGCGGGAAGGAAAAGCGGCTTTGAAGGGTGGTTTTGGTCTCATAGAAGGAGAAGAGGCATTCCTTTATAATGTACATATAAGCCCATATGAAAAATCCTCGACAAAGGATTACGACCCGAAGCGAAAGAGGAAGTTGCTTTTGCATAAGCATGAGATAAAAAGATTGATGGGCAGAGTTCAACAAAGAGGCTTGACTTTGGTCCCTTTAGAGATGTATTTTAAAAGGGGAAATGCGAAGGTTTCTCTTGGCCTTGCCAGGGGGAAAAAGACATATGATAAGAGAGAAGCATTAAAGAGGCGTGAAGCCGAGAGAGAAGTAAGAAGGTCGATGAAAGATAGATATAAATAA
- a CDS encoding response regulator — protein MNRKSKILIIDDDPDALETMTAVLETRDYQVLTALSGLEGISKASKEKPDLIMMDVLMPEVDGFATCKMIKENEEIKNIPVILLTGTGMVGDMEKGFAAGASDFMIKPIDWDALFLKIKKLIP, from the coding sequence ATGAACAGGAAATCAAAAATACTCATAATTGATGATGACCCCGATGCTCTAGAGACAATGACAGCAGTACTGGAAACTCGCGATTACCAGGTATTGACGGCCCTTTCGGGATTGGAAGGGATTAGTAAGGCAAGCAAGGAGAAGCCCGACCTCATTATGATGGACGTATTGATGCCTGAAGTTGATGGATTTGCTACCTGCAAGATGATTAAAGAAAATGAAGAAATTAAAAATATTCCTGTAATTCTTCTCACAGGTACAGGAATGGTTGGCGATATGGAAAAGGGCTTTGCAGCCGGGGCTAGTGACTTTATGATTAAGCCAATCGATTGGGATGCACTTTTCTTAAAGATTAAAAAATTAATCCCATAA
- a CDS encoding N-acetylmuramoyl-L-alanine amidase, whose product MKKLFLCGLILIFCFSLASAQEQLAKIEVVTAEKTYSDIDLLLIAGMGYLKINDVAEVFDGKVDFDPVKNKASLELSQGKVEFFVDSTEVIIDNIKRKMKKETKIIEGRVWIPLEVVVTKAFGEVLGGQVSWDYAGKTLSTVEKMPGAPLKEEEEEVPPPEPEITAPVSPVEGVKKQRVRTIVIDPGHGGKDPGAIGPRGTKEKDVVLRIAHKLAKELHKNLKTRVILTRYHDVFLPLADRTAIANQQKADLFISIHCNASLKSRTKGFEVYFLSDEVSDEEAQAVANMENAVMALEERTEERNELSSILWSLTMNEFMNESSELCSLICSEVDRKLRDVENRGVKQAGFTVLRGAKMPAILVEAAFISNRSGERRLKSSKFQKSVVESICTGVKEYKEWVERW is encoded by the coding sequence TTGAAAAAATTATTTCTATGCGGGTTAATATTGATTTTCTGTTTCTCCCTTGCCTCAGCACAGGAGCAGCTGGCTAAGATTGAAGTGGTTACTGCCGAGAAGACTTATAGCGATATCGACTTACTTTTGATTGCGGGAATGGGTTATCTGAAAATCAATGATGTGGCCGAGGTATTTGATGGGAAAGTCGATTTTGACCCGGTTAAGAATAAGGCAAGTTTAGAATTGAGTCAGGGGAAGGTAGAATTTTTTGTTGATAGCACTGAAGTAATTATCGACAATATTAAACGCAAGATGAAAAAGGAAACCAAAATTATTGAAGGAAGAGTATGGATTCCCCTGGAAGTTGTGGTTACTAAGGCATTTGGCGAGGTACTTGGTGGACAGGTATCCTGGGATTATGCGGGCAAAACTTTGTCTACTGTGGAGAAGATGCCTGGTGCTCCTCTAAAAGAAGAAGAGGAAGAGGTTCCTCCTCCAGAACCCGAAATAACTGCACCTGTCTCGCCCGTGGAAGGAGTGAAGAAGCAAAGAGTTAGAACTATCGTGATTGACCCGGGACATGGAGGCAAAGACCCGGGGGCAATCGGCCCTCGGGGTACCAAGGAGAAGGACGTGGTGCTGAGAATAGCCCATAAGTTAGCTAAAGAGTTACATAAGAATCTGAAAACAAGAGTTATCTTAACCAGGTACCACGACGTTTTTCTGCCCCTTGCCGACAGAACTGCCATAGCTAACCAGCAGAAGGCTGACCTGTTTATCAGCATTCACTGCAATGCTTCCCTGAAGTCGCGTACTAAAGGTTTTGAGGTCTACTTCCTGTCTGATGAAGTATCTGATGAAGAGGCACAAGCAGTAGCCAATATGGAGAATGCAGTAATGGCTTTAGAAGAGAGAACAGAAGAGAGAAATGAGTTATCTTCCATCCTGTGGTCATTAACTATGAATGAATTTATGAATGAGTCAAGTGAGCTTTGTTCGCTCATCTGTTCCGAAGTCGACAGAAAATTAAGAGATGTGGAGAACAGAGGGGTTAAACAGGCCGGTTTCACGGTTTTGCGGGGAGCTAAGATGCCGGCTATTCTTGTGGAAGCAGCGTTTATTTCCAATCGCTCGGGAGAAAGAAGGCTGAAAAGCAGCAAATTTCAGAAAAGTGTAGTGGAATCCATCTGTACGGGGGTAAAAGAATACAAGGAATGGGTGGAGAGGTGGTAA
- the murI gene encoding glutamate racemase, which produces MVEKPVGVFDSGVGGLTVVSQLFRILPQEDIIYFGDTAHLPYGSKSKEAVTHYSLDIANFLKTQKVKIIIVACNTASSFALSSLKENIETPVIGVIEPGARAAIDATRNFKIGIIGTEGTIKSRAFEEALKKIDKNVKVFSQACPLFVPLVEEGWLDKPETSQIAEKYLSPLKDKDIDTLILGCTHYPLLKELLSRIMGQEISLIDTAEATAKAVKRMLEEKKLLRKGNRKAVYKFFVSDDPEKFLQLGRRFLGKSMDKAERVNLAEMG; this is translated from the coding sequence ATGGTAGAAAAGCCAGTCGGGGTATTTGACTCAGGCGTTGGCGGATTGACTGTTGTTAGCCAGTTATTCAGGATTCTTCCCCAAGAGGATATTATCTACTTTGGCGATACAGCACATCTCCCTTACGGTTCCAAGTCTAAAGAGGCAGTCACTCACTACTCTTTAGATATTGCAAATTTTCTAAAAACACAAAAAGTAAAGATTATCATAGTGGCTTGTAATACCGCCTCATCTTTCGCCCTTTCTTCGTTGAAAGAAAATATAGAGACTCCCGTCATTGGTGTAATAGAACCCGGTGCTCGGGCTGCAATAGATGCTACCAGAAATTTCAAGATAGGGATTATCGGGACAGAAGGAACAATAAAAAGTAGAGCATTTGAGGAAGCTCTCAAGAAGATAGACAAAAATGTAAAAGTATTTTCTCAAGCCTGCCCGTTATTTGTTCCTCTTGTTGAGGAAGGTTGGCTTGACAAACCTGAGACTTCGCAGATTGCCGAAAAATATCTATCTCCTCTAAAAGATAAGGACATAGATACTCTCATTTTGGGATGCACTCATTATCCGCTTTTAAAGGAGCTCCTGTCGAGAATAATGGGACAGGAAATTTCTCTTATAGATACTGCTGAAGCTACAGCTAAGGCTGTAAAAAGAATGCTCGAGGAGAAAAAATTGTTGAGAAAGGGAAATCGTAAAGCAGTATATAAATTTTTTGTCAGCGATGACCCGGAGAAGTTTCTGCAGCTTGGCAGGAGGTTTCTGGGAAAGAGTATGGATAAGGCGGAAAGAGTTAATCTGGCGGAGATGGGGTAA
- the queD gene encoding 6-carboxytetrahydropterin synthase QueD, whose product MYEVMVEGSFSAAHNLRGYRKKCEKLHGHNWKVEVGIRGEKLDKTGMLIDFREVKDYLERIMGKLDHKYLNEISHFKVTNPTSENIARFIYNELKSRLKGSLYMVSKVTVWESDTTSATYFQDKKNVE is encoded by the coding sequence ATGTACGAAGTTATGGTGGAGGGAAGTTTTTCCGCGGCGCATAATTTACGGGGCTACAGGAAAAAATGCGAGAAATTGCATGGTCACAATTGGAAAGTAGAAGTTGGAATTCGTGGAGAAAAGTTGGATAAAACTGGTATGTTGATAGATTTCAGAGAGGTGAAAGATTATCTGGAAAGGATTATGGGAAAACTAGACCATAAATATTTAAATGAAATTTCGCATTTTAAAGTGACTAATCCGACTTCTGAAAACATCGCCAGGTTTATTTACAATGAGTTAAAATCCCGGTTGAAAGGTTCTCTCTATATGGTGAGCAAAGTGACTGTGTGGGAGAGCGACACCACTTCTGCAACTTATTTTCAGGACAAGAAAAATGTTGAATAG
- a CDS encoding secondary thiamine-phosphate synthase enzyme YjbQ has translation MLNRLSIRTHSRSELMDITPLVRDIVHKSKIENGLCYVFVPHTTAGITINENADPSVRQDILMGLDKLVPWQGDYTHLEGNAAAHIKASLVGSSETIPIEKGDLVLGTWQGVFFAEFDGPRRREVWIKIKKGSE, from the coding sequence ATGTTGAATAGATTGAGCATCAGAACGCACTCGCGATCGGAATTAATGGATATAACGCCTCTGGTAAGGGATATAGTGCATAAGAGCAAGATTGAGAATGGTCTCTGCTATGTTTTCGTTCCCCATACTACTGCCGGGATTACCATCAATGAGAATGCAGATCCCAGTGTCAGGCAGGATATTCTGATGGGGCTGGATAAGCTGGTTCCCTGGCAGGGTGATTATACTCATCTGGAAGGGAATGCTGCTGCCCACATTAAGGCCAGTTTGGTAGGCTCCTCGGAGACAATCCCTATAGAGAAGGGAGACCTCGTCCTGGGCACATGGCAGGGAGTCTTCTTTGCCGAATTTGACGGCCCCAGGCGCAGAGAAGTCTGGATAAAAATAAAAAAGGGGTCAGAGTGA
- a CDS encoding 1,4-alpha-glucan branching protein domain-containing protein — MEKGYLCLLLHAHLPFVRHPEHEDFLEEDWLYEALTETYIPLIRVLDGLINDGVDFRLTISISPTLTAMFSDPLLQSRYLRHLSKLIELTEKEQIRVRKQPEFQEAAQMYEKRLKEVRFIFEEKYNGNLLNAFRKFQDLGKIEVITCCATHGFLPLMVYRRAVRAQVRIAMRDHLFKFGHRPKGIWLSECAYNPGDDEILKEENLRFFFLDTHGIIYGTPRPRYAVFAPVYCPSGVVAFGRDVESSLQVWSAETGYPGDFRYREFYRDLGYDLDYNYIRPYLHSDGIRRNVGIKYHKITGKVALDKKEPYHPQEALEAAAEHAGNFIFNREKQVEYLYDFMGRKPIIVAPYDAELFGHWWYEGPDFLNFLFRKIHYDQTTLRPVTPSEYLNENPKNQVITPSMSSWGDKGYNEVWLNRNNDWIYRHLHKVTERMVEITDENPEARGVKKRALNQAARELLLAQASDWAFIMTTGRMVEYAEKRTRNHIHQFNRLYEEIKNNRIDENFLNDLEYRDNIFPEMDYRAYL, encoded by the coding sequence ATGGAAAAAGGATACTTATGTCTTCTCCTTCACGCCCATCTTCCTTTTGTTCGCCATCCTGAACACGAGGACTTTCTTGAAGAAGATTGGCTCTACGAAGCTCTAACTGAAACATATATTCCTCTAATTAGGGTTTTAGATGGATTAATAAATGACGGAGTAGATTTCAGACTGACCATTTCCATTAGCCCAACCTTGACAGCAATGTTTTCCGACCCTTTACTTCAGAGTCGATATTTGCGTCATTTGTCTAAGTTGATTGAGCTAACGGAGAAGGAACAAATCCGCGTAAGAAAACAGCCTGAGTTTCAGGAAGCTGCCCAAATGTATGAGAAGAGATTGAAAGAAGTGCGGTTTATTTTCGAAGAGAAGTATAATGGGAATCTCCTCAATGCTTTCCGTAAATTCCAGGACCTGGGAAAAATTGAAGTCATAACCTGTTGCGCCACTCATGGATTTCTCCCTCTTATGGTATACCGCCGTGCTGTTCGAGCTCAGGTAAGGATAGCAATGCGAGACCATCTATTTAAATTTGGTCATCGGCCAAAGGGAATTTGGCTCTCCGAGTGCGCCTACAATCCAGGAGACGACGAAATTCTAAAAGAAGAGAATTTGCGATTCTTCTTTCTCGACACTCACGGGATTATCTACGGCACTCCCCGACCCCGCTATGCTGTTTTTGCTCCGGTCTATTGCCCTTCGGGAGTGGTAGCATTTGGCCGCGACGTTGAGTCTTCCCTGCAGGTGTGGAGCGCTGAGACCGGTTACCCTGGAGATTTTCGCTATAGGGAATTCTACAGAGATCTAGGTTATGACCTGGATTACAACTACATCCGTCCGTATCTCCACTCTGATGGCATAAGGAGAAATGTAGGAATCAAGTATCATAAAATCACAGGTAAAGTAGCCCTGGATAAGAAAGAACCCTACCATCCCCAAGAAGCTCTGGAGGCTGCGGCTGAGCATGCGGGAAATTTTATCTTTAATAGAGAAAAGCAGGTGGAGTATTTATACGATTTTATGGGCCGTAAACCGATTATCGTGGCTCCTTACGATGCTGAACTTTTTGGCCACTGGTGGTACGAAGGTCCCGATTTCCTCAATTTCCTCTTCCGAAAAATACATTATGACCAAACTACACTTAGACCGGTCACTCCCTCAGAGTATTTAAATGAGAATCCAAAAAATCAGGTAATAACACCTTCTATGTCCAGCTGGGGAGATAAAGGATATAATGAGGTCTGGCTGAACAGAAACAATGACTGGATTTACCGACACCTGCACAAGGTTACTGAGAGAATGGTAGAAATAACCGACGAGAACCCAGAGGCAAGGGGAGTGAAAAAGCGAGCGTTGAATCAGGCTGCCAGAGAATTGCTTCTGGCTCAGGCTTCAGATTGGGCATTCATTATGACCACTGGCAGAATGGTCGAATATGCTGAAAAGAGAACGCGCAACCATATCCACCAGTTCAACAGATTGTATGAAGAGATAAAAAATAACAGAATCGACGAAAACTTCCTTAACGACCTCGAATACAGAGACAACATCTTTCCTGAAATGGACTACCGCGCCTACCTCTAA
- a CDS encoding DUF4912 domain-containing protein translates to MKKRKKARKYRKLTPWQKLVSKYGVKGAKERYKKIIFKEESEPETAKTSLQPPPPAEKEERVSLFIDRGAPLQERYGETKIALLPRDPRWIYAYWEINEVSKEETRKKRGEGIFSRSSLTLRFYDVTDIVFNGRNAHKQFDVKVYSEIGNWYFQVPESGRTYLSDIGLLTEEGEFITLARSNAVSLPKGKISEIGDEEWMIVKEEFEKLVKKMHLDKSGLSTEEAMKILSRRLEEILPLGVGSPIPTSRKPK, encoded by the coding sequence ATGAAAAAGAGAAAAAAGGCCAGAAAATATAGAAAATTAACGCCCTGGCAGAAACTGGTCAGTAAGTACGGAGTAAAGGGAGCAAAAGAAAGGTATAAGAAGATTATCTTTAAGGAAGAAAGCGAGCCAGAAACTGCCAAAACTTCTCTCCAGCCACCTCCTCCAGCTGAAAAGGAAGAAAGGGTAAGTCTATTCATTGACCGGGGTGCCCCGCTTCAGGAACGTTATGGAGAGACTAAAATAGCTCTTTTACCCCGCGATCCCAGATGGATTTATGCCTATTGGGAGATTAATGAGGTAAGTAAAGAAGAAACCAGGAAGAAACGAGGAGAGGGGATATTTTCCAGAAGCAGCTTAACCCTTAGATTTTATGATGTGACTGATATTGTGTTCAATGGCAGAAACGCTCATAAGCAATTTGATGTGAAAGTATATTCAGAAATCGGTAATTGGTATTTTCAAGTGCCAGAAAGTGGCCGTACCTACTTGAGCGACATCGGACTTCTAACTGAAGAGGGTGAGTTCATCACCCTTGCCCGTTCCAACGCGGTTTCCCTGCCCAAAGGAAAGATATCCGAAATCGGCGACGAGGAATGGATGATTGTAAAAGAAGAGTTTGAGAAACTGGTAAAAAAGATGCATCTTGATAAGTCTGGCTTAAGCACTGAGGAGGCAATGAAAATCCTTTCCCGGCGTCTGGAAGAAATCTTACCTCTTGGCGTAGGCTCTCCTATCCCTACCTCCCGTAAGCCCAAATAG